ATCATTTCATGACAATAATGCATTGAGTCGACGAAAACATACGGGTCAGTTAAGTTATGCCCATTTTCGGAGATATATAGTTCTGCCGCTTTTCGTGTGAAATGGGCGTTTTTAAATCGCTCATTAATTGTGTAATAAAATTTTATGAATCCTTTTTCTTCCGCTTGCTCTTCGGTCATGGGGTTGCCGTTTTCGTCTTCCAAGTCCACTGTACTGATTATGCAATCTGGTTCGGATGGGTCGAACCAATCATAGTCTTCGGTGTACTCTGGTTCTAATCCATATATTTTGATTCTTTCCCGAACGACAAAAATAGGATGTTTAGTGCCTAAGTTCTTTTGAGTACGGAGTTCTTCTGCTAGTTTTGAAAGGTCGAGTTCTGACATTTGACATACTCCAAAAAAATAACGGGCGGGGTGATGGAGCCCCGCCCGGTTACGAGGGGAAGTATCGCTATTATGCGATTATAGTTACGCCTAGTTTACGCTCTTCATTAAGTTCTTTGTCGAGGTATTCTTTTACTGTGCGGGCCGCGATTGCGCGCCATGCACCGCCGTCGGCTTCAATCAGGCGGCAGGAACCGTCCTTGTACATGCGGAAAGTGAACAAACGTTCCGGCTGGTCAACGTCGGGGAAAGTGCTATATGGTATCAGTGTTAGCGGGTTGGGAAGCTCCGCCTTATCAACGCGAACAGCTCCGGTGTGAATTGTAACTTTTTGGGTCATGCCGTCGTCTTCAAGGTCCGCGCCGTCTCCAATGCGAACATGGGCAAGAGTTTTTAATAAACATTCTTGGTGCTCATTAGGCAAAAACATAGATTGCATCATGGGAATGAATTCTTCTTTATCAATCTGGCGATTTAAAAAGTTTTCATAACTTGGCAGGTATGGCACAGCGTGTATAAACTCCGCCCGCTGTTTAAATTCGCCAAAAATATTTGAACGGAGACGAACGCTTGAGGGGCGGTCCACATGCATGATCAAAGTTTTAAGATCAAGATCGTCTTTGTTGGCTTCTACGTAGTCCACAAGCGACGTAAGTGTGGATACATCCAGCACGCCGGGGGTCGGCTCTGTAATTGGCTTAAATTGCCTTTCGGTGTACTTACGCCCGTCAATTTCAATAAAATCTTCAAGAATTTCAGCCGTGCCTTGAATCTTTTCAAATAGTTCTAAGCTCATTCCGTCACTCATTATTTCATTCCCCCTGCCCGTTGCATGGGCGTTACTTTTTCATAGGTATGACTTGCTTCTGCCGCATCACCTGCCGCCGCTGATTTGTTGTCTACAATTACGTTGGGCAACAGGGCACGGTTAGGGTCAATTTCACCGCCAATTTCAGACGCGCTGGAACAGCCGTTGGAGTCAATGCCAAAGGACAGACTACCTTCCACAGCCGCTTGCGGGGCAAGAGTTGATTTTGTTCTGATTTCAAAAGACGCGAAGCTACGGTCTTTGCCGGGTTTTACCACTATCTCAAGAGTGAGTTTACGTACCGCGTCGGCTTTAGTGTTAGGGTCAACAACGTTTTCGATAAGTTCCGAAAGCATATGGTCGCCCATTTCGATAATTGCACCGCTCTTGAGGTCAGCAATTGAAAGTCTTTCCATAATTACCTCACTTTAAAATTTATTTTTCTTAGCCTTAGCCTTTGCCTTGCTCGGTGCTTGTAAAGGGGCCGGGACTTAAAGGGGAGAAAGTCCCGACTCAACCTCTATGGCTTTACGGTAAAGTTTAACTTCACCCACCTTTACAAACACCGATATTAAACTTTCAAAAACACTTTGACTTAAGCTGTACTTGCTCCGGCTATATCGCGCGGTGGGTTCGGGCTTTGTGTCGTCGTGTTGAAGATAGTTTTATGCGAAATCTCATTGGCGGTCAAGATTAATATGCGATTTCGCACTTATTATGACAAAAGAAAACCCCGCCGGGGCGGGGTAGGGAGTGTTTTTTTACTGTTTTTTAGATTTAATGCTTGGGTATTTGTTGGATTAGATCCAAGGCTTTCATAAGCCATGCAGCTTGTGATGATTGTAAAGTCTGAATAAATACATAGCCCAAAGCTCCAAGGCCAAGCACAATTGAAATTCCTGTTACAATAATAGTTGTGCGTGTCGATTTACCGTCCTGCCGAATTTCTTGAATATCGTTCTGTTGAGCGTCGAGTCTTGCTGACAGTAACTGATTTTGTTCAACCAATTTTTGGGTATGCAGGTCAATTTTTTGCTCAATGCCATCAAGTCTCTGTCCCACCAGTTGATTTTGGAAGTCGGCTTTTTGCTCTGCTTTTTCGATTAGTATTTTTGTTGAGTCGTCTGGCATTGTGACATTCCTTTTTGGATCTTTCCCAGTAAGTATATTTTGCCCTTTTTTTAAAATATCATCAATAGGATTTGAGAATTCTGGTTTATCAAAATCTGATGGGGCATTTTCTTTAATCGGTATGACTTTTCTCTCAGGCTCCATGCTGTCCTCGCACATGGTTGAAGTCGGCAGTGATTTCTTCCACGGCTCTTGCGTATGAAACATTGAAGACTTCGCCTAACACATAGTCTCCTTTTTTCCCCGTAAGTACGGATTCTACCTTATCTGGTTTTCTTTGTGTGGCGAATGTGAAAGTAAATATAATGCCTTGATCTCTTTTTTGTGCAGCAAAGTCTTTTTGTATCAAAAATATGTCAGTTGTGGAATCATTCCAAGGTATAACTTTGGCAAACGAACTATTCCAAGCATTAGAGTCTTCTAGTGTTTTAGGTAAAAACATACAGTTTTGATCTATTGTTTGAGTGTGAAAGGTTGCACTAAATGCAAAACTCCATACTCCACAGTTTGCCGTTCTTATTGTTGGGAGTATGTGATTTTCTATTTCTGTTCTAAGTAATTCAAACGAAATTGATTCATTTACGTTATACTCAATCCGTTGACCACTTATTAATAATTTTCGTGTTGGTGCTTGTTTATCATTTACAAATATAAGAGCTTTAAGTCCGTTCTCTGCGTCACTTCCATCTTCATTAGTTTGTTTTATATTTGTCTTTGTTGGGAAAAATTTAGCGAAGCTCTCTGTTTCGATAGCGTAAATATCGATGTTGTTAATGTCCTTTCGTGTAACTGGTTCACTGAGCACTGTTATAAAGGAACATTTGGACGGTGTCATAGTATATCCTCATGGATTTTAAGCTAATTCAAATTTTGCATTTCCCACATAACTTCACCGACGATAAGCCCGTCGCGCCCTTCTATGGGCACTCTTATTTCAGGGTGAGTGGGGTTTTCTGGGCGAAGTATCAGTTCTCCATGTACTGGGTCAAGGAAAACCCGCTTGATGGTTAACCCTTCATATGGAACATCCACGGCATAGACGCGGCCCGGAACAATCTTTTTTTCCTGCTTATTGATTCCAATGTATGCGCCATTGCGGATTAGGGGAGACATTGAATCGCCCATTACCTGCACGACCATTAAGCCGGAGAATACGAATTTTTGAGGAATGCAGACCTCACATATTGGTTCAATTTCAGCCAGTGAAATCGGAAGCCCGCCAGCCGCAAACTGATAAACGGGGAAAATTGATCCTGCGGATTCAGGGAGTGGGCATTCTGGATTAACTACACTTCCATTCCCATTTTGTCCATGTGGGGCGAGTGCTGATATAGGTAGTGCGCTGTTCAAGTAGTCCATAATTTTGACAAGGCTACTAAAACCAAGTCCTCGCTGCTCTCTTTTTAAATAACGAGCGAGTGATGATTGTTCAATTCCACAAGCTTTAGCTAACGTTGTTGGGTTGCCAGCTGCTTCAACGGCCTTTTCTATTTGTTCTCGTACAATTTCTTCATATCCCATGATCTTTCACATACTCCACTTCTTTACTAAGTCAATCTGCGAAATAGCATAAATATCTTGAGTAATAATGCGAAATCGCATATATGTGTGTTCATGAAAACAAACTTCACCCAGCAAAACTTTAGAACTGACATCCACACCTTGGTCGAAAATACCCCCGGATGGTCAGTAACCAGACTCGCCAGAAAGAGCGAAGTAGATCAAGCCTCTCTTTCGCGTTTTTGCAAAGGAAAGTCCGGGTTGTCCGGGGCGAATATCGAAAAACTTTGGCCTTTCATTTATGGCGACCAGAAACCCAACCAACCAGAAAACTAAAGGAGTAATGAATAATGACAAACCGTACCTATGACACACCGGAAATTCAGGATTTAAAAAAGAAGTTGGTTAAAGCTCTTGATGAAGTCGGCGCGGGATATTGTCTTGTTTTTTATGAAAAAAACGGGAGCGACATGGATTACAAGACCGTTCCCGTCCATCCCATCGTCATTACAATGGCAAAGAGAATGACTGATACGTTTGTTCTGAAAGCCGTAGATGAAATGGATGAAAACCACGACCCTAGAGACATTGAATCGGAACTGCCCGCAGAATGCGCGGAGTTCAAAATAAAGCTTGAAGGTTATATCCGCGTTTTCAAAGAGGCGGGCTATTCCGATGAGAATGCTTTTCGTCTGGCTCTGGATAGACTCGGGGTGAAGCACTGTATGTGGGACCCTGAAGTTTACCCCATAGAAGATTGAATCTTCTGTAACGCTGATTTTGAACTTTTGCTGTTTAAATATGTTTGGAACAAAATACAAATTCTTACAGGTTTTTTCTTATTTGTTCCTATGTTGAATTTGCAATCTTCATAATCGCAACTTTCCGGGTGCTTGCTGTCCTCTGTGATTTCTTCATCCAGTATTGGGCAGAATTTTTCTATTTTCATTTTTAAACCTTCCTTCTGATTAAAAGTTTTATAATTAGCGTTGTTAACTTCGGTATCAGAAGGAAGGTCTAAAGTGCAATGTCAAAGATCATGGCAGTTACATTTTAAATAACTGCAACTTGAAAAAAGAATATCACTAGGTTTGAACCATAACTACTACAAGTATTTATCAACTTTGTAAGGAGTATAAAAAATGAGCGATGAGCGGAAAAGTGTAGCTGTAGAAATTCAAAACATGGTGCTGAAACACGGATCGTTGTCAGTCGAACAAATTACAGAACAGACCTTCGGGTCTACTAAAAGTCATTGGACTTTATACAAAGAGTTGAACCCCGAAGACCCAGGCGGAAAGATGGGGGTTTTAGACCTTGTTCCGCTTATGAAAACATGCGGATCAACCAGACCATTAGAAGCCATTGCACAACAAATGGATATGGCTGTTATCCCACTTCCTAAAGCTGGTTTTACTTCCAAATCACTTGAAGACGATATGAATCGAACAACTAAAGAGTTCGGGGATGCTGTAGTCAAATTTGCCTCAATTATGGAAGACGGGAAAATCACTCCATGCGAATTTGCGGAGTTTGACAAGGAAGTAATGGAACTCATTTCAACGGCTCTTTTCTGGCGGAACGGAATCAAATCTATGGTTAAAGATTATGCCTAAAGTTGAATATATTGAAATGTGCCCAATATGCAGATGCAAAAAAATGAGGGTTGAACCTACTGTCTGGAAAACTGCAAACTGGTTGCAAGAATACCCTGCTTACGCCGTAATCTGTACGAAATGCGGGGATACTACCACCGTAGGTTGTCACACACGGGAAGAGGCTATCAAAATGTATAACCAGTTGCCCCGCGTATAAGTCGTGAATTTTGAGTCTGAAAGCAAAGTGTGTGCGGGCCGTGACTGTCAAAACGTCATTTATCGCGTCCAGCCTGAAACGGGAGAATATAGAAGTGATGAAACTTGGAACACTTTACGATTCTGCTGTGCGGAGTGCTTTAATGGCAAGGCTCATAAAATGCGGCTGGAGGAAAAAAGAAAGCCTCCCGATGAGTGAAGGCTTCCAAAAACGCAGGGGAACCGCTCCCCTTTGTATAGAGGGATTAAGTTTATAAAGAACAATTTTAAAAAGCAAGTATAGAGATATGGAAAAGAAAAAATACCGGAAAATATCTACTCATATCTGGAACGATGAACGCTTTCGCGAGTTATCAAACGACGCGAAGTTTATTTTTTTATTCATTTTAACTCACCCGACGACAACTTCACTCGGCGCATTGCGCGGCAATGTTCCCGGCTTGGCTTTTGAGCTTGGTATGGAGTTGGAAGCCTTCCAGAAAGCCTTTGAGGAAGTCTTAAATAAAGGGATGGCAGAATATGACCCGAAGGCTGGCTTTTTGTGGTTCCCTAATTTTCTAAAGCACAATGTACCAGAAAGCCCCAATGTCATTAAGGGGTGGGCGGCTGGCTTTAAAAATTTGCCAGAATGTGCCGCAAAAGAAGAACTTAAATATAATGCAAAGGCCCTTATCTGCTGTCTTTCGGAAGGCTTTCAGAAAGCCTTTGCGGAAGCCTTCGGGGAACCTTGCACAAAGACTATCGCTA
This sequence is a window from Desulfovibrio sp. UCD-KL4C. Protein-coding genes within it:
- a CDS encoding helix-turn-helix transcriptional regulator produces the protein MFMKTNFTQQNFRTDIHTLVENTPGWSVTRLARKSEVDQASLSRFCKGKSGLSGANIEKLWPFIYGDQKPNQPEN
- a CDS encoding S24 family peptidase; translation: MGYEEIVREQIEKAVEAAGNPTTLAKACGIEQSSLARYLKREQRGLGFSSLVKIMDYLNSALPISALAPHGQNGNGSVVNPECPLPESAGSIFPVYQFAAGGLPISLAEIEPICEVCIPQKFVFSGLMVVQVMGDSMSPLIRNGAYIGINKQEKKIVPGRVYAVDVPYEGLTIKRVFLDPVHGELILRPENPTHPEIRVPIEGRDGLIVGEVMWEMQNLN
- a CDS encoding phage regulatory CII family protein, which translates into the protein MSDERKSVAVEIQNMVLKHGSLSVEQITEQTFGSTKSHWTLYKELNPEDPGGKMGVLDLVPLMKTCGSTRPLEAIAQQMDMAVIPLPKAGFTSKSLEDDMNRTTKEFGDAVVKFASIMEDGKITPCEFAEFDKEVMELISTALFWRNGIKSMVKDYA